A genomic segment from Paenibacillus sp. FSL K6-1096 encodes:
- a CDS encoding endospore germination permease — MSIEKERISTAQMVILGLFTLIGDMALVYPTTMTTGAHQDAWIAALISIPLGLALIFLLVTVANINPERSIIEIAQMVLGKWVSIPVNVFYLNFFILAASTYVREMEDFLTTQIYEGTPGGVIRFMSLVILVYGLRLGLESVGRAAQVFFPLFALFLVSLMVLLFPQARVDRLYPMMTTPLPEMLHTVMFGVFYPFGEMCVFLMIYPYARKSSKVNRDIFLSMFLGAVGLNLILFLSLTVLGVYFSEHNFYAAYILAQKINIANFLQRLEALMATAWIITTYFKTAVYFYAFVLGTAQLFKLKNHRPLIFPTAFLIYGLSELSAQNIVFYVKEIPVYWVDWDFTVAFVLPLAILIVYKVRQSRASPQQ; from the coding sequence GTGAGCATTGAAAAGGAACGTATCAGCACAGCGCAGATGGTTATTCTCGGTCTCTTCACCTTGATTGGTGACATGGCGCTCGTCTATCCGACTACCATGACCACCGGAGCCCATCAGGATGCCTGGATCGCCGCACTGATCAGCATACCGCTCGGCTTGGCGCTCATCTTCCTGCTGGTCACCGTCGCAAATATCAATCCGGAGCGGAGCATTATTGAAATCGCCCAGATGGTGCTGGGCAAATGGGTGAGCATTCCGGTAAACGTATTCTATCTGAATTTCTTCATCCTCGCCGCCTCGACATATGTCCGCGAGATGGAGGATTTCCTGACGACCCAGATTTATGAGGGAACGCCCGGCGGAGTCATCCGCTTCATGAGTCTTGTGATTCTGGTGTACGGCCTGCGTCTGGGACTGGAGTCGGTGGGCAGAGCCGCACAGGTGTTTTTTCCGCTGTTTGCCTTATTTCTGGTCTCGCTGATGGTTCTCTTGTTCCCGCAGGCTCGGGTCGACCGGCTCTACCCGATGATGACTACACCTCTGCCGGAGATGCTGCATACTGTTATGTTCGGCGTGTTCTATCCGTTCGGAGAGATGTGTGTCTTCCTCATGATCTATCCGTATGCCCGCAAGAGCAGCAAGGTCAACCGCGATATCTTCTTGTCCATGTTCCTGGGGGCGGTGGGGCTGAATCTGATTCTGTTCCTCTCCCTGACCGTGCTGGGTGTCTATTTCTCAGAGCATAATTTCTATGCCGCCTACATCCTGGCCCAAAAAATCAATATCGCCAACTTTCTGCAGCGGCTGGAGGCGCTGATGGCGACTGCCTGGATTATTACTACTTATTTCAAAACTGCGGTATATTTCTATGCCTTCGTCCTGGGAACTGCCCAATTGTTCAAGCTGAAAAATCACCGTCCGCTCATCTTTCCCACTGCGTTTCTGATTTACGGACTGTCAGAGCTGAGCGCTCAAAATATCGTCTTCTATGTGAAGGAAATCCCGGTCTATTGGGTTGATTGGGATTTCACAGTCGCCTTCGTGCTCCCGCTGGCCATCCTCATCGTCTATAAAGTGAGACAATCCAGAGCATCCCCGCAACAATAA
- a CDS encoding AraC family transcriptional regulator: protein MMKQLFEPIRFPDRQSLIWQYRLYTDDHYKGYYHWHQCCEIMLVHSGQGSIVVNQQMYDINRGMLFFFQPYQLHRVSSEVSPDSPFVRTLFYIDPLTAEHLLQGFGKRKAVFTALWQDSSSTCGFNLGDSTEAAEWACRNYNMGRRAAAGDDSEDITLLLLQLLDCIGTGGRAPEGTGERRNLRYSEQMMSWIEAHYQEEITLEQLAALTHLSKSYVSRIFHQETGSRLMDYLTARRLKQACRLLETTDLSVEQIGAAAGFPNPSYFNQLFKRVLGTTPLKYRKER, encoded by the coding sequence ATGATGAAACAGCTGTTTGAACCGATTCGATTCCCGGACCGGCAATCGCTGATCTGGCAGTACCGCCTCTATACCGATGATCATTACAAGGGCTACTACCACTGGCACCAGTGCTGTGAGATCATGCTCGTCCACAGCGGGCAGGGCAGCATCGTGGTCAATCAGCAGATGTATGACATTAACCGCGGCATGCTGTTCTTCTTCCAGCCATATCAGCTTCACCGGGTCTCTTCCGAGGTATCTCCGGACAGTCCGTTCGTGCGTACCCTCTTCTATATCGACCCGCTGACGGCAGAGCACCTGCTGCAGGGCTTCGGCAAACGCAAGGCCGTCTTCACCGCATTATGGCAGGACAGCAGCAGTACTTGCGGGTTCAACCTGGGGGACAGCACGGAGGCGGCAGAGTGGGCCTGCCGGAACTATAATATGGGCCGCCGGGCCGCAGCAGGGGATGATTCCGAGGATATCACCCTCCTGCTGCTGCAGCTTCTTGACTGCATCGGGACAGGCGGGAGAGCGCCTGAAGGAACAGGAGAGCGGCGTAATCTGCGCTATTCTGAGCAGATGATGAGCTGGATTGAAGCCCATTACCAGGAGGAGATCACACTGGAGCAGCTTGCCGCGCTGACCCATCTGTCGAAATCCTATGTCTCGCGGATCTTCCATCAGGAGACGGGCAGCCGGCTGATGGATTACCTCACCGCCCGGCGGCTGAAGCAAGCCTGCCGCCTGCTGGAGACAACGGATTTATCTGTCGAACAGATCGGAGCCGCTGCCGGCTTCCCGAATCCGTCCTACTTCAACCAGCTGTTCAAGCGGGTGCTCGGCACCACGCCGCTGAAATACCGGAAGGAACGTTGA
- a CDS encoding glycoside hydrolase family 88 protein: MNTAYWQEVMNRLDKKVSGMNAQMDGRSPHAAGADGKYDNPATDWWTSGFWPGMLWVMYDMTGNEAYKDAAWPWDGRIGQWFAKPTEELHHDVGFQFLATAVFKHTLTGDADGLRLGLEAANYLAARYNPAGRFIRAWNGDKHGWVIIDCMMNISLLFWASRVTGDPRYSHIAVSHAETAMTYGVREDGSTKHILSFDAATGVYIENFGGQGYSPESCWSRGSAWGLYGFTNTYRNTGDARFLNTAKRIAHYFIAALPDDHVPHWDFRLADDKRMFRDSSAAAIAASGLLELAELVPTGEQRVYADAAQRILRSLTEHYATWDQPEHEAILLHGAASGDSLTDVSLIYGDYYYVEAVAKLNGWKHRVF; encoded by the coding sequence ATGAACACAGCCTACTGGCAGGAAGTAATGAACCGTCTGGACAAGAAGGTATCCGGCATGAACGCACAGATGGACGGGCGGAGTCCGCATGCTGCCGGAGCAGACGGTAAATATGATAATCCCGCAACCGACTGGTGGACCTCAGGCTTCTGGCCCGGCATGCTCTGGGTCATGTATGATATGACCGGCAACGAAGCCTATAAGGATGCTGCCTGGCCCTGGGACGGGAGAATTGGACAATGGTTCGCGAAGCCGACCGAAGAGCTGCATCATGACGTCGGATTTCAGTTCCTGGCGACAGCGGTGTTCAAGCATACGCTGACCGGGGATGCGGACGGCCTCCGGCTGGGGCTTGAAGCCGCTAATTATCTGGCAGCGCGCTACAATCCGGCGGGCCGGTTCATCCGCGCCTGGAACGGGGACAAGCACGGCTGGGTGATCATCGACTGCATGATGAACATCTCGCTGCTGTTCTGGGCCAGCCGGGTGACCGGTGATCCGCGCTACAGCCATATCGCCGTAAGCCATGCCGAGACAGCTATGACTTATGGCGTGCGTGAGGATGGGTCCACCAAGCATATTCTCTCCTTCGATGCTGCGACCGGTGTGTATATCGAGAACTTTGGCGGACAGGGCTATTCCCCAGAATCCTGCTGGAGCCGGGGATCTGCTTGGGGGCTATACGGCTTCACGAACACCTACCGTAACACCGGGGACGCGCGCTTCCTCAATACTGCCAAGCGCATAGCCCATTATTTCATCGCCGCTCTCCCGGATGACCACGTGCCACACTGGGACTTCAGGCTGGCAGATGACAAGCGTATGTTCAGAGACAGCTCGGCTGCCGCGATTGCCGCCTCCGGCCTGCTGGAGCTGGCAGAGCTGGTACCGACGGGCGAGCAACGCGTGTATGCGGATGCCGCCCAGCGCATCCTGCGCTCGCTGACAGAGCACTATGCCACCTGGGATCAGCCGGAGCACGAGGCCATTCTGCTGCATGGCGCGGCCAGCGGCGATTCGCTCACCGATGTGTCGCTGATCTACGGCGACTACTACTATGTCGAAGCCGTAGCCAAGCTGAACGGCTGGAAGCACCGGGTGTTCTAG
- a CDS encoding alanyl-tRNA editing protein: MVEKVFWTDPYLTKLDTRVSSVNGNDITVERTILYAFSGGQESDTGLIHGYSVHQAQKEGHEIIYTIEEGHDLKVGDQVTMTVDWERRYRLMRLHFAAEVVLELAYKQLTGIEKIGAHISQDKARIDFAWHENISKSFPWIGKEFQEIVEADLDIISAFSDEANGRRYWEVKGFSKVSCGGTHLKKTGEVGEIKLKRNNIGRGKERIEIYLCE; this comes from the coding sequence ATGGTCGAAAAAGTATTTTGGACAGACCCATACTTAACAAAATTAGATACTCGTGTATCCAGTGTAAATGGCAATGACATTACAGTGGAAAGAACCATCTTGTATGCTTTCTCTGGAGGACAAGAGAGTGATACAGGATTAATTCACGGGTATTCCGTCCATCAAGCCCAAAAAGAGGGTCATGAAATCATTTATACAATAGAAGAAGGGCATGACTTAAAAGTTGGTGATCAGGTGACGATGACTGTAGATTGGGAACGTCGTTACAGACTTATGAGGCTGCATTTTGCTGCGGAGGTTGTACTAGAATTAGCTTATAAGCAGTTGACAGGTATAGAGAAAATAGGCGCTCATATCTCTCAAGATAAAGCCCGCATAGATTTCGCATGGCATGAGAACATTTCAAAATCCTTTCCTTGGATCGGGAAAGAATTCCAAGAGATCGTTGAGGCAGATCTGGACATTATTAGTGCCTTCAGCGACGAAGCAAATGGACGAAGATATTGGGAGGTTAAAGGCTTCTCAAAGGTCTCCTGCGGCGGCACTCATTTGAAGAAAACAGGTGAAGTTGGAGAAATAAAGCTGAAGCGGAATAATATCGGGAGAGGGAAAGAAAGAATCGAAATCTATTTATGTGAATAA
- a CDS encoding glycoside hydrolase family 52 protein, with product MPTNKFFNAHHSPIGSFSSFTLGFKGASGGFDLELGRPPRQNIYIGLERRDGRGYDTLPFHEQGSDDESKRYDIENPDPNPDKPQILFHYGDEEITRDFRLATDTWQAGDLTFRILSPVRPVPDPQSASDAELQEVLLPAVLVELEVDNTSGSSARRAFFGFQGNDPYSALRRFDGGQAELTGVGQGRFLAVAAEQGSVKAAMHFTMEDILAAELEENWTFGLGQVGALIMDVPAGERKTYRFAVCFHRSGYVTSGMDAGYYYNRYYSNVEAVADYALSQFDTLKQQAEQANAMLEGTGLSEDQTFMLAHAIRSYYGSTQLLSHKGEPFWIVNEGEYRMMNTFDLTVDQLFYELKMNPWTVRNELDMFVDRFSYVDTVRFPGDETEYPGGLSFTHDMGVANAVSRPGYSSYELYGIDGCFSHMTHEQLVNWILTAAVYVEHTGDRSWMERNLTVLESCLQSMVNRDHPDPAKRNGVMALDSSRTMGGAEITTYDSLDVSLGQARNNIYLAGKCWAAYLAMERIFRENGNAELSQTAGRQAELCAATIVASVTKDGYIPAVIGEGNDSKIIPAIEGLVFPYFTGCKEALERGGRFGEYIKALDTHLKAVLVEGVCLFADGGWKISSTSNNSWLSKIYLSQFIARQILGLEWTEQGRAADQAHSAWLTHPELSIWSWSDQIISGEITGSKYYPRGVTAILWLEEQRA from the coding sequence ATGCCAACGAATAAATTCTTCAACGCCCATCATTCACCGATCGGGTCTTTCTCAAGCTTCACCCTCGGATTCAAGGGAGCATCCGGCGGCTTCGACCTGGAGCTGGGCAGACCGCCCAGACAGAATATATATATCGGCCTGGAGCGGAGGGATGGCCGCGGTTACGATACGCTGCCGTTCCATGAGCAGGGCAGCGATGATGAGAGCAAGCGCTACGACATTGAGAATCCCGACCCGAACCCGGATAAGCCGCAGATTCTCTTTCACTACGGGGATGAGGAGATTACCCGCGATTTCCGCCTGGCGACCGATACCTGGCAGGCCGGGGATCTGACCTTCCGCATTCTCTCGCCGGTCCGGCCGGTTCCAGACCCGCAGTCCGCTTCGGATGCGGAGCTTCAGGAGGTACTGCTGCCGGCGGTGCTGGTAGAGCTTGAAGTGGATAATACATCCGGCAGCTCGGCCCGCCGCGCCTTCTTCGGCTTCCAGGGGAATGATCCCTACAGTGCGCTGAGAAGATTCGACGGAGGACAGGCTGAGCTGACGGGCGTCGGCCAGGGCCGGTTCCTGGCGGTTGCCGCCGAGCAGGGAAGTGTGAAGGCGGCGATGCATTTTACAATGGAGGATATTCTCGCAGCCGAGCTGGAGGAGAACTGGACCTTCGGTCTGGGCCAGGTCGGAGCGCTGATTATGGATGTTCCGGCAGGAGAGCGGAAGACGTACCGTTTCGCGGTCTGCTTCCACCGTTCCGGCTATGTGACGTCGGGGATGGATGCCGGTTACTACTACAACCGCTATTACAGCAATGTGGAGGCGGTGGCGGATTACGCTCTGTCACAGTTCGATACGCTGAAGCAGCAGGCTGAACAGGCGAATGCCATGCTGGAGGGAACGGGCCTCAGTGAAGACCAGACCTTCATGCTGGCTCACGCCATCCGCAGTTATTACGGTTCGACACAGCTGCTGAGCCACAAGGGCGAGCCGTTCTGGATTGTCAATGAAGGCGAATACCGGATGATGAATACGTTCGATCTGACGGTTGACCAGCTTTTCTATGAGTTGAAGATGAACCCTTGGACCGTACGCAATGAACTCGATATGTTCGTCGACCGGTTCAGCTATGTGGATACCGTCCGGTTCCCGGGCGATGAGACCGAATATCCGGGCGGACTGAGCTTCACCCATGATATGGGGGTAGCCAATGCGGTGTCGCGTCCGGGGTATTCCTCTTATGAGCTGTATGGCATCGACGGCTGCTTCTCGCATATGACCCATGAGCAGCTGGTGAACTGGATTCTTACAGCGGCCGTCTATGTGGAGCACACAGGCGACCGCAGCTGGATGGAGCGCAATCTGACCGTGCTGGAGAGCTGTCTGCAGAGCATGGTGAACCGGGATCATCCCGATCCGGCGAAGCGTAACGGCGTTATGGCGCTGGACAGCTCGCGGACAATGGGCGGCGCGGAGATTACGACCTATGACAGTCTGGACGTCTCCCTGGGCCAGGCGCGCAACAATATTTATCTGGCGGGCAAATGCTGGGCCGCGTATCTGGCCATGGAGCGGATCTTCCGCGAGAACGGCAATGCCGAGCTGTCACAGACGGCGGGCCGGCAGGCCGAGCTCTGCGCGGCCACGATTGTGGCCAGCGTGACGAAGGACGGCTATATCCCGGCAGTCATCGGGGAAGGGAACGACTCGAAGATTATTCCGGCCATCGAAGGTCTGGTGTTCCCGTACTTCACCGGCTGCAAGGAAGCACTTGAGCGCGGGGGACGGTTCGGAGAGTATATTAAGGCGCTGGACACTCACCTGAAGGCGGTGCTGGTTGAAGGGGTCTGCCTGTTCGCCGACGGCGGCTGGAAAATCTCCTCCACCAGCAATAACAGCTGGCTGAGCAAAATCTATCTCTCCCAGTTCATCGCCCGGCAGATTCTCGGTCTGGAATGGACCGAGCAGGGACGCGCCGCCGATCAGGCCCATAGCGCCTGGCTCACGCATCCTGAGCTCTCAATCTGGAGCTGGAGCGACCAGATTATCTCCGGCGAGATTACCGGCAGCAAATATTACCCGCGTGGGGTCACGGCCATTCTGTGGCTGGAAGAGCAGCGCGCATAG
- a CDS encoding AraC family transcriptional regulator produces MNVLDPGTQHSVDGRMSPDIQAAFHIFAAHWRKVNREWQYPAHTHPMFEINIVLQGSQRMTVGGQSYLQHSGEILFIRPGVQHSSLGSDSGEDMSYYCLHFDIDDLVLRRSLLTMDTVSLSGDTPELAAIRSSLDAIISSTILPDASDAQRGRLVALNASLQFFAALSGWVLAALPSPARSTLPGVTEKTVALANAIEGLLQESVFTAAAEGSRAGSIEDIAARLGYSPNHCNRAFRQIYGLPPRQYLSGLIIRHAKLLLLDNSLSVESIAYQLGYRDVSHFSKQFKRWTGLPPMGYRQLAEEPGKTNEGAPLPRLGGGPQ; encoded by the coding sequence ATGAATGTATTAGATCCCGGTACACAGCACTCCGTGGACGGACGCATGTCCCCGGATATTCAGGCTGCCTTCCATATCTTCGCCGCCCATTGGCGCAAAGTGAACAGGGAATGGCAATATCCGGCCCATACCCATCCGATGTTCGAGATCAACATCGTGCTGCAGGGCTCCCAGCGGATGACGGTCGGGGGACAGTCTTATCTTCAGCACAGCGGGGAGATTCTGTTCATCCGCCCCGGTGTGCAGCATTCCAGCCTGGGCTCTGATTCCGGGGAGGACATGTCCTATTATTGCCTGCATTTCGACATCGATGACCTGGTGCTGCGCCGCTCGCTGCTGACAATGGATACCGTCAGCCTGAGCGGAGACACCCCGGAGCTGGCGGCCATCCGCTCCTCGCTGGATGCCATCATCAGCTCGACGATCCTCCCGGATGCCAGCGACGCCCAGAGGGGCCGGCTGGTGGCGCTGAATGCCTCGCTGCAATTCTTCGCCGCGCTCAGCGGCTGGGTGCTGGCAGCCCTGCCTTCCCCGGCCCGGAGCACGCTGCCGGGTGTCACCGAGAAGACGGTTGCCCTGGCGAATGCCATTGAAGGGCTGCTGCAGGAATCGGTCTTCACCGCTGCAGCAGAAGGCAGCCGAGCCGGCAGCATCGAGGATATCGCGGCCCGGCTCGGCTACAGCCCGAACCACTGTAACCGTGCCTTCCGGCAGATCTACGGGCTGCCGCCAAGGCAATATCTCTCCGGGCTCATTATCCGCCATGCCAAGCTGCTGCTGCTGGACAACAGCCTGTCGGTAGAGAGCATCGCTTACCAGCTCGGCTACCGCGATGTCTCCCATTTCAGCAAGCAGTTCAAGCGCTGGACCGGCCTGCCTCCGATGGGCTACCGCCAGCTGGCGGAGGAGCCGGGGAAGACGAACGAGGGAGCGCCCCTCCCCCGCTTAGGAGGAGGACCCCAATGA
- a CDS encoding cupin: protein MKIYNFKLESGKPVTAFNSNFILSRIIQTEERTHIGCVYLRHQGVIGFHQATCPQLLLILNGEGYVRGEEAEFTAVSAGQAVFWEQGEWHETRTDSGLTAIIIEGDSLNPAAYMTL from the coding sequence ATGAAGATATACAATTTCAAACTAGAATCCGGCAAACCCGTAACAGCCTTCAATTCCAATTTCATCCTATCCCGGATCATCCAGACTGAGGAGAGAACGCATATCGGCTGCGTATATCTACGACACCAGGGAGTAATAGGTTTTCATCAGGCGACATGTCCGCAGCTGCTGTTAATTCTGAACGGTGAGGGGTATGTGCGCGGAGAGGAAGCTGAATTTACAGCTGTGAGTGCAGGTCAAGCCGTCTTTTGGGAGCAAGGGGAATGGCACGAGACCCGGACAGATTCAGGATTGACTGCAATTATTATTGAAGGTGATTCGCTGAACCCTGCCGCCTATATGACTCTCTGA
- a CDS encoding YdcF family protein: MIYFIKFVYSFVLPPGLFVILLLGMAVWLWRLRSRRPALVLLGITLLLYLSMTPVVSDLLIGSLERKYAQPSAPEGDVIVVLGGGATSGTPDLDGQGNMSGPASNRLLAAARLYRETGLPVIFSGGQVFADSGNEADIAKRQLIGLGIPAEDILPENRSLNTEQNAVNTAKLMQEHGFSRPVLVTSGFHMPRSMVQFEHAGLEPQPFPVDYQASRPMSLYAGKFTPTAGSVSTTGLALKEYLGLLAAKLLP, translated from the coding sequence TTGATCTATTTCATTAAATTCGTCTACAGCTTTGTGCTGCCGCCCGGCCTCTTCGTCATCCTGCTGCTCGGTATGGCGGTCTGGCTATGGAGACTGCGCTCCCGCCGGCCCGCGCTGGTGCTGCTCGGCATCACCCTGCTGCTCTACCTGTCGATGACCCCGGTCGTGAGCGACCTGCTGATCGGCAGCCTGGAGCGCAAATATGCTCAGCCCTCCGCCCCCGAGGGGGATGTCATAGTCGTGCTGGGCGGCGGAGCAACCTCCGGCACCCCGGACCTGGACGGGCAGGGCAATATGTCCGGCCCGGCGTCGAACCGGCTGCTGGCGGCAGCGCGGCTGTACCGGGAGACCGGGCTGCCGGTGATTTTCTCCGGCGGCCAGGTGTTCGCGGACAGCGGCAATGAAGCCGACATCGCCAAGCGGCAGCTCATCGGCCTTGGCATTCCGGCGGAAGACATCCTGCCGGAGAACCGCTCGCTCAATACGGAGCAGAACGCGGTCAACACCGCGAAGCTCATGCAGGAGCATGGCTTCAGCCGTCCGGTGCTCGTCACCTCCGGCTTCCACATGCCGCGCAGCATGGTGCAGTTCGAGCATGCCGGTCTTGAGCCTCAGCCGTTCCCTGTGGACTACCAGGCCAGCCGTCCGATGTCCCTCTACGCGGGCAAATTCACCCCCACGGCCGGGTCCGTCTCCACGACAGGCCTGGCGCTGAAGGAATATCTCGGCCTGCTGGCCGCGAAGCTGCTGCCTTAA
- a CDS encoding aminoglycoside phosphotransferase family protein, with the protein MNQTNEERLTGGNVNELVRIGDTVRRPTGYWSPNVHELLLHLEQQEFAGAPRFFGLDEEGREIVSFLPGEVAGNDYPELAPYMWSDRVLTGIARLLRRYHDATQGFVPKADRQWQHIYTGAEAQEVICHNDAAPYNMVFQHEQPVALIDFDTAGPGPRMWDIAYSLYTSVPLAGFAPDYATGSTVAYDSGLHGADRGRRISLFFEAYGLPVPEDLQSWVIRRLHAMCDTLRKGAAEGHPAFVTMVEEGHLAHYEREIEFVSSHYGEWISPDLGRE; encoded by the coding sequence ATGAACCAGACGAATGAAGAACGCCTGACCGGCGGAAATGTGAATGAGCTTGTGCGGATCGGCGACACCGTGCGTCGTCCTACAGGATATTGGAGTCCCAATGTTCATGAACTGCTGCTCCATCTGGAGCAGCAGGAGTTCGCCGGAGCGCCGCGCTTCTTCGGTCTGGATGAGGAGGGACGCGAGATCGTCTCCTTCCTGCCCGGAGAGGTTGCCGGGAATGATTACCCGGAGCTTGCGCCCTACATGTGGTCAGACAGAGTGCTTACCGGGATTGCCCGCCTGCTCCGCCGGTATCATGACGCCACCCAAGGCTTCGTCCCTAAGGCGGATAGGCAATGGCAGCATATCTATACGGGGGCCGAGGCGCAGGAGGTCATCTGCCACAATGATGCCGCCCCGTACAATATGGTGTTCCAGCATGAGCAGCCGGTAGCGCTGATTGATTTCGATACGGCCGGACCCGGCCCGCGCATGTGGGATATCGCCTATTCCCTCTACACCTCAGTGCCGCTGGCGGGCTTTGCGCCCGATTATGCTACAGGGTCCACAGTGGCCTATGACAGCGGGCTTCATGGGGCAGACCGCGGCCGGCGGATCAGCCTGTTCTTTGAAGCTTACGGATTGCCCGTCCCGGAGGATCTGCAGAGCTGGGTCATCCGGCGGCTGCACGCTATGTGCGATACGCTCCGCAAAGGCGCTGCCGAAGGCCATCCCGCCTTCGTCACCATGGTGGAGGAGGGCCACCTGGCCCATTATGAGCGCGAGATTGAGTTCGTTTCCAGCCATTACGGAGAATGGATTTCACCGGACCTGGGCCGCGAATAA
- the ybaK gene encoding Cys-tRNA(Pro) deacylase translates to MQVSKTNAMRILDAHKTSYTIHSYDSGDGEIHGNAVAGKIGLLPETVFKTLVAHSGPQAYVFVIPVAEELDLKKAARAAGVKKIEMLPLKELLKWTGYVRGGCSPVGMKKLYPTFIHSSAEALPAIAVSAGRIGVQMELAPGLLAEAVSAVFADLIKDEQ, encoded by the coding sequence ATGCAGGTGAGCAAAACCAATGCAATGCGTATTCTTGATGCGCATAAGACATCCTACACCATTCACAGCTATGACAGCGGGGATGGGGAGATCCACGGGAATGCGGTGGCCGGGAAGATCGGCCTGCTTCCTGAGACGGTATTCAAGACCCTGGTCGCGCACAGCGGCCCGCAGGCTTATGTGTTTGTGATTCCGGTGGCGGAAGAGCTGGATCTGAAGAAGGCAGCGAGAGCTGCGGGAGTCAAGAAGATTGAGATGCTTCCACTTAAGGAGCTGCTGAAGTGGACCGGGTATGTGCGGGGAGGCTGCTCTCCGGTAGGGATGAAGAAGCTGTATCCGACGTTCATTCACAGCAGCGCGGAGGCCCTTCCGGCCATCGCTGTCAGCGCAGGCCGGATCGGCGTGCAGATGGAGCTTGCGCCAGGTCTGCTGGCTGAAGCCGTGTCTGCCGTATTTGCGGATCTCATCAAGGATGAGCAGTAA
- a CDS encoding YolD-like family protein: protein MAKAKVAKRPTRDEFVLEELGNQLVEAQQEESEILLTVWGMEEAVRGVIVTMDSRTGKVHLRQNEVITKVPFMDIMQVNYPRD, encoded by the coding sequence GTGGCGAAGGCAAAAGTGGCAAAACGGCCCACCCGTGACGAGTTCGTACTGGAGGAGCTGGGCAACCAGCTCGTGGAGGCACAGCAGGAGGAATCTGAGATTCTGCTCACGGTCTGGGGAATGGAGGAAGCGGTCCGCGGCGTAATCGTTACGATGGACTCGCGTACCGGCAAGGTGCATCTGAGGCAGAATGAAGTCATCACCAAGGTTCCGTTCATGGATATTATGCAGGTCAATTATCCGCGGGATTAA